In one Brevibacterium sp. CBA3109 genomic region, the following are encoded:
- a CDS encoding helix-turn-helix domain-containing protein, with the protein MSSNRDALARERIFDELLSAMNSADPLESALSRVARMSRGAGLVINEFGEVVRSVGSAPVHLIARWTQEEVVGPATPAGWAESTSGAIGRWNVHARTVRLRSRAHVIVVAVHADDEEAGSAGSKRRSGTGEGRAGSGTNTTHSSAEVILDVLSKLLRAFEGFESFSISNRREESSRVLRDLEAGVSPGREPALWRVLETFGFAAYEPIRALRLRIDASDPGRGKPTPNPGSGLVIKDSGHVSSMVEQTALCTADFDIEGSLDDSGLIGVGVSGLFTALSQVPEMLQTAGVALASAGESRFAFVDRMRPIEWAEARMNSRFDRRLVDHFLAPLISSPEAQTTLRTYVDCGGNIAEVARRLQVHENTVRYRIGLIEKPLGSRITDPRTAAEIVLALQCLDSADYA; encoded by the coding sequence ATGAGTTCGAACCGAGACGCCCTGGCGCGAGAGCGAATCTTCGATGAGCTTCTGAGCGCGATGAATTCTGCAGATCCGCTGGAATCGGCGCTCTCACGGGTGGCGCGGATGAGCAGGGGAGCAGGACTCGTCATCAACGAATTCGGCGAGGTCGTCAGGTCCGTCGGTTCCGCCCCAGTCCACCTCATCGCCCGCTGGACTCAGGAGGAGGTCGTCGGTCCGGCGACACCAGCGGGCTGGGCCGAGTCGACGTCCGGTGCGATCGGTCGCTGGAATGTGCACGCTCGAACCGTGCGACTACGCAGCCGCGCCCATGTCATCGTCGTCGCCGTCCACGCCGATGACGAAGAAGCCGGTAGTGCCGGCAGCAAGCGTCGAAGTGGAACTGGGGAGGGTAGAGCTGGCAGCGGCACGAACACCACCCACTCGTCCGCCGAGGTGATCCTCGACGTTCTGTCCAAACTCCTGCGCGCCTTCGAGGGATTCGAGTCCTTTTCGATCAGCAATCGCCGAGAGGAATCGTCGCGGGTTCTGCGCGACTTGGAAGCCGGTGTCTCTCCCGGTCGCGAACCAGCGCTCTGGCGGGTCCTCGAGACCTTCGGCTTTGCAGCCTACGAGCCGATCCGGGCTTTGCGCCTCCGCATCGACGCCTCCGACCCGGGGCGCGGGAAACCGACCCCGAACCCGGGGAGCGGCCTGGTCATCAAGGATTCCGGACACGTCAGTTCGATGGTCGAACAAACCGCGCTCTGCACAGCCGACTTCGACATCGAGGGCAGTCTCGACGATTCCGGCCTCATCGGAGTCGGGGTCTCCGGACTTTTCACAGCACTCAGCCAAGTACCGGAGATGCTGCAGACGGCAGGCGTGGCGCTTGCCTCGGCAGGGGAGTCGAGGTTCGCTTTCGTCGACCGCATGCGCCCGATCGAGTGGGCAGAGGCCCGGATGAATTCACGTTTCGACCGCCGACTCGTCGATCACTTCCTCGCTCCGCTCATCAGCAGCCCCGAGGCGCAGACGACGCTGCGAACCTATGTGGACTGTGGCGGCAACATCGCCGAGGTGGCACGGCGGCTCCAGGTCCACGAGAACACCGTGCGCTACCGGATCGGGCTCATCGAGAAACCGCTCGGCTCTCGGATCACCGACCCTCGCACCGCCGCCGAAATCGTGCTCGCACTGCAATGTCTCGATTCGGCCGACTACGCGTAA
- a CDS encoding TRAP transporter permease: protein MTNALPTEAPGPESIDSVEKYDRESRTRDIWSTKWALPLTVFAVGLSLYQIYYALFGGPPTLVHRGIHVGAILVLCFAVQRFRLRETRSTPPWFDWLAIAGSVAIAVYLALVFDRLTVSGGRFEAIDVVFSVLCLVLVLEAARRVTGLVLPILAVLFIVYDYYGRSMPGLFRHRGYDLDRIVTFMYESTEGIFSTAIGVSSTYIFLFILFGAILQKSGMGQFFNDIAMALAGQARGGPAKVAVLASGFLGSINGSAIANVVTTGAFTIPMMKRVGYQRNFAGAVESAASVGGQIMPPIMGAAAFIMAETLGVPYTQIVLVAIIPAVLYYLGILIQVHLRATSQGLRGISRENLPAVMDVMKERGHLLLPLLFLLYMLFFSGTTILFAAVTTIFVTIAAAMVRKSTRMSLLDIVHALRDGALTAVSVAVACACVGIIVGVATQTGFGVKLAGTIVTIGGGFLLPTLLMTAVACIILGMGLPSIPAYIIVATMAAPALVQLDVAPLAAHLFVFYFGLFANITPPVALAAFAAAGLSGGSPMRTGFLAMRLALGGIIVPFVFVYQPELLMLDGSAVDTIRAAVILLIGVTLLAVAAEGHLFVPLPIWLRIVLALGAIGLVTPNHVLDLVGATVALAALGAAMFMAKRQGRLHWREI from the coding sequence ATGACGAACGCACTGCCCACCGAGGCTCCGGGCCCGGAGTCGATCGACTCGGTCGAGAAGTACGACCGCGAATCGCGCACACGCGACATCTGGTCGACGAAATGGGCGCTGCCGCTGACGGTCTTCGCCGTCGGGCTCTCCCTCTACCAGATCTACTACGCCCTCTTCGGCGGACCGCCGACCCTGGTCCACCGCGGCATCCACGTCGGCGCGATCCTCGTCCTCTGCTTCGCCGTCCAGCGCTTCCGCCTCCGCGAGACCCGTTCGACCCCGCCCTGGTTCGACTGGCTGGCCATCGCCGGCTCCGTGGCCATCGCCGTCTACCTCGCGCTCGTCTTCGATCGGCTGACCGTCAGCGGCGGCCGGTTCGAGGCCATCGACGTCGTCTTCTCCGTCCTCTGCCTCGTCCTCGTCCTCGAGGCGGCCCGGCGAGTCACCGGCCTCGTGCTGCCGATCCTGGCCGTGCTCTTCATCGTCTACGACTACTACGGACGGTCGATGCCCGGCCTCTTCCGGCACCGCGGCTATGACCTCGACCGGATCGTCACCTTCATGTACGAGTCCACCGAGGGCATCTTCTCCACGGCCATCGGCGTGTCCTCGACCTACATCTTCCTATTCATCCTCTTCGGCGCCATCCTGCAGAAGTCGGGAATGGGTCAGTTCTTCAACGACATCGCCATGGCCCTGGCCGGACAGGCGCGCGGCGGTCCGGCGAAGGTCGCGGTGCTCGCCTCGGGGTTCCTCGGGTCGATCAACGGTTCGGCGATCGCCAACGTCGTCACCACCGGTGCTTTCACGATCCCGATGATGAAGCGGGTGGGCTACCAGCGCAACTTCGCCGGAGCCGTCGAATCGGCCGCCTCGGTGGGTGGTCAGATCATGCCGCCGATCATGGGTGCTGCCGCCTTCATCATGGCCGAGACCCTCGGGGTTCCCTACACCCAGATCGTCCTCGTCGCCATCATCCCGGCCGTGCTCTACTACCTCGGCATCCTCATCCAGGTCCACCTGCGGGCGACGAGTCAGGGTCTGCGCGGCATCAGCCGGGAGAATCTGCCGGCGGTCATGGACGTGATGAAGGAACGCGGGCACCTGCTGCTGCCGCTGCTGTTCCTGCTCTACATGCTCTTCTTCTCCGGGACGACGATCCTCTTCGCCGCGGTGACGACGATCTTCGTCACGATCGCGGCGGCGATGGTGCGCAAGAGCACCCGGATGTCGCTGCTCGACATCGTCCACGCCCTGCGTGACGGGGCGCTGACCGCGGTGTCCGTGGCGGTGGCCTGTGCCTGTGTGGGCATCATCGTCGGCGTCGCCACCCAGACCGGGTTCGGCGTCAAGCTGGCCGGGACCATCGTCACCATCGGCGGCGGGTTCCTCCTGCCGACGCTGCTGATGACCGCAGTCGCCTGCATCATCCTCGGCATGGGGCTGCCGTCGATCCCGGCCTACATCATCGTCGCCACGATGGCCGCGCCCGCCCTCGTCCAGCTCGACGTGGCGCCCCTGGCCGCTCATCTCTTCGTCTTCTACTTCGGGCTCTTCGCCAATATCACCCCGCCCGTGGCCCTGGCGGCCTTCGCCGCGGCCGGCCTGTCGGGTGGATCTCCGATGCGCACCGGGTTCCTCGCGATGCGTCTGGCCCTGGGCGGGATCATCGTGCCCTTCGTCTTCGTCTATCAGCCCGAGCTGCTCATGCTCGACGGCTCGGCGGTGGACACGATCCGGGCCGCGGTCATCCTGCTCATCGGGGTCACTCTGCTCGCGGTTGCGGCCGAAGGGCACCTGTTCGTGCCGTTGCCGATCTGGCTGCGCATCGTTCTGGCGCTCGGGGCGATCGGTCTGGTCACGCCCAACCATGTGCTCGACCTCGTCGGTGCCACCGTGGCTCTTGCGGCGCTCGGTGCGGCGATGTTCATGGCCAAGCGGCAGGGGCGGCTGCACTGGCGAGAGATCTGA
- a CDS encoding hydantoinase/oxoprolinase family protein, protein MADLRVAVDVGGTFTDICVFDESTQTMRVTKVPSTPDNPMEAVLNGVKRADIDLSQVELFSHGTTVATNALITRRFPESAMVTTKGFRDVIEIRDGTKDDLWDAYSDVSGPYIRRRDRFEVTERVDYAGNIITELDEDEARKLGRLLKKRGADTVAVCFVNSYANAANEIRMREILSEELPGASISTSAEVLPEIFEHNRFNTTVANAVLGPLVSGYVEQLDSNLTEDGYAGELLLLHSGGGSMTSEMVKRFPVRLAASGIAAGAIAAQHVAEQCGHANAVGLDMGGTSTDISLIADGELRETNEWEVEYGHPIVFPSIEVLTSGAGGGSLAHIDIAGSLRNGPQSAGAAPGPVCYRRGGDQPTNTDANLALNRLGTDLADGEMTLDRESARAAIKEKIADPLSLDVDSAAESIAQVANANMADAVRLVSIRRGLDPRDFALIAFGGAGALHGADVARELNIPTVIVPPSPGVTSALGCLLVDIQHDLSQMFTGVADSADAEMVEQHFRELELEGRDRLRHEKVAEEDSVFERGISMRYHGQWRSLQVKIGSGPNALREAVQLFHEEHEKQYAFRQDDTPVEIYQLHLKALGKTPKPTFKPTPVSSKDPGEPLEVRDVYFDGQWHSTPVYQRENLPSGAAFIGPAILNQIDSTTVIPPNSSAVIDEWFNIRITLTAETTEPALSAANNSTQNGL, encoded by the coding sequence GTGGCAGATCTACGCGTCGCAGTTGACGTCGGCGGAACATTCACCGACATCTGTGTATTCGACGAATCCACCCAGACAATGCGAGTGACGAAAGTCCCGTCCACCCCGGACAACCCCATGGAAGCTGTCCTCAATGGAGTGAAGCGGGCGGACATCGACCTCAGCCAGGTCGAGCTCTTTTCACATGGCACGACGGTTGCCACCAACGCGCTCATCACTCGTAGATTCCCCGAATCAGCGATGGTGACGACCAAGGGCTTCCGCGATGTCATTGAGATCCGCGATGGCACGAAGGACGATCTGTGGGACGCCTATTCCGACGTCTCCGGCCCCTATATCCGTCGCCGTGACCGCTTCGAGGTCACCGAACGCGTCGACTACGCGGGCAACATCATCACCGAACTCGACGAAGACGAGGCCAGGAAGCTCGGTCGCCTGCTCAAGAAGCGCGGCGCCGACACCGTGGCCGTATGCTTCGTCAACTCCTATGCGAACGCCGCGAACGAGATCCGAATGCGCGAGATCCTCTCCGAGGAGCTCCCCGGAGCCAGCATCTCCACCTCGGCCGAGGTGCTTCCGGAGATCTTCGAACACAACCGGTTCAACACGACTGTCGCCAATGCCGTTCTTGGTCCGCTGGTATCCGGCTACGTCGAACAGCTCGACTCCAACCTCACCGAGGACGGCTATGCCGGAGAACTCCTTCTCCTACATTCGGGCGGTGGATCGATGACCTCGGAGATGGTCAAGCGGTTCCCGGTGCGACTCGCGGCCTCAGGAATCGCCGCCGGCGCAATCGCCGCTCAGCACGTGGCCGAGCAGTGCGGTCACGCCAATGCCGTCGGACTCGACATGGGCGGCACTTCGACGGACATCTCACTCATCGCAGACGGCGAACTGCGGGAGACGAACGAATGGGAAGTCGAATACGGCCACCCCATCGTCTTCCCGAGCATCGAAGTACTCACCAGCGGAGCCGGCGGTGGCTCTTTGGCCCACATCGACATCGCCGGCTCCCTGCGCAACGGGCCGCAGTCGGCCGGTGCCGCTCCCGGTCCGGTCTGCTATCGCCGCGGCGGCGACCAACCGACGAACACCGATGCGAACCTCGCCCTCAATCGTCTGGGCACCGACCTCGCCGACGGCGAGATGACGCTGGACCGTGAGAGCGCACGGGCAGCGATCAAAGAGAAGATCGCCGATCCGCTCAGCCTCGATGTCGACTCCGCGGCCGAATCCATCGCCCAGGTGGCCAACGCGAACATGGCCGATGCGGTCCGCCTCGTGTCCATCCGTCGCGGGCTCGACCCCCGGGACTTCGCACTCATCGCCTTCGGCGGTGCCGGTGCATTGCACGGGGCGGACGTCGCTCGCGAACTCAACATCCCCACTGTCATCGTCCCGCCCAGCCCGGGAGTCACCTCGGCGCTGGGGTGCCTCCTCGTCGACATCCAGCACGACCTGTCGCAGATGTTCACCGGCGTCGCGGACTCCGCAGACGCAGAAATGGTCGAACAGCACTTCCGCGAACTCGAACTCGAAGGTCGTGATCGACTGCGGCATGAGAAAGTCGCCGAGGAAGACTCGGTCTTCGAACGTGGCATCTCAATGCGTTACCACGGCCAGTGGCGGTCGCTGCAGGTGAAGATAGGCTCCGGCCCGAACGCGCTGCGCGAGGCCGTCCAACTCTTCCACGAGGAACACGAGAAACAGTACGCGTTCCGGCAGGACGACACCCCGGTCGAGATCTACCAACTCCACCTCAAGGCACTCGGGAAGACACCGAAGCCGACCTTCAAACCAACCCCTGTCAGCAGCAAAGATCCCGGTGAGCCGCTCGAGGTCCGCGACGTCTACTTCGACGGACAGTGGCATTCGACGCCGGTCTACCAGCGGGAGAACTTGCCCTCGGGAGCTGCGTTCATCGGACCGGCGATCCTCAACCAGATCGACTCGACCACCGTCATCCCGCCGAATTCGTCCGCGGTGATCGATGAGTGGTTCAACATCCGCATCACACTGACGGCCGAGACAACAGAGCCTGCGCTGTCAGCTGCGAACAATTCAACACAGAACGGCCTGTGA
- a CDS encoding GNAT family N-acetyltransferase has translation MVKTFEDKTGAEVTVSSNEATRSYDIAVADGTVAGHAYFLAGPDAETERIFHHTVVDEQFGGRGLSKILVAEALEDSRERGVTVVPVCPLFVKKLQEAGDDYAAQGGKYRNATGADIDIVKSQA, from the coding sequence ATGGTGAAGACATTCGAGGACAAGACCGGCGCCGAGGTGACCGTGTCGAGCAACGAGGCCACCCGGTCCTATGACATCGCCGTCGCCGACGGCACCGTCGCCGGCCACGCTTATTTCCTGGCAGGACCCGACGCAGAGACCGAACGCATCTTCCACCACACCGTCGTCGACGAGCAGTTCGGCGGTCGTGGGTTATCGAAGATCCTCGTCGCCGAGGCACTCGAGGACTCACGCGAACGCGGAGTGACCGTCGTGCCCGTCTGCCCGCTCTTCGTCAAGAAGCTCCAGGAGGCCGGCGACGACTACGCGGCACAGGGCGGGAAGTACCGCAACGCCACCGGTGCCGACATCGACATCGTGAAAAGCCAGGCGTGA
- a CDS encoding TAXI family TRAP transporter solute-binding subunit yields MRRTLRRPRTLAAAAGIAALTLLATACGGGGGGGGGGEEGEQSADFITIATGGSSGVYYQVGATMSEILADELGADTSVQSTGASVENLTLIQDGGAELAFTQGDAVDQALAGEGAFDGKQIDSLPVVANLYDQYVQLVTIEGSGIDSIEDIKGKSVSVGDQNSGVELNARTVVDAYGLSYDDFSADYLPYAEAIDQMRNGQLDAAFVTSGLPNSAVTDLATSDDVKVVPFTGDGREKLLSEHDYFGEGEIPAGTYGDSKAAETLTIPNLLVVSPSLSDDAVYDITKTLFDNIDKVQSSHNAAKDITVDNAQDVPVSELAPGAKKYFDEQG; encoded by the coding sequence ATGAGGCGCACTCTTCGCCGACCCCGCACCCTCGCCGCAGCCGCCGGAATCGCGGCCCTGACACTGCTCGCCACCGCCTGCGGAGGCGGAGGCGGCGGAGGTGGAGGTGGTGAGGAAGGCGAACAGAGCGCCGACTTCATCACGATCGCCACCGGCGGCTCCTCGGGCGTGTACTACCAGGTCGGAGCCACGATGTCGGAGATCCTCGCCGACGAACTGGGCGCCGACACCTCCGTGCAGTCGACGGGCGCCTCGGTGGAGAACCTCACCCTCATCCAGGACGGGGGAGCGGAACTCGCCTTCACCCAGGGCGACGCGGTCGACCAGGCCCTGGCCGGCGAGGGAGCCTTCGACGGCAAGCAGATCGACTCCCTGCCCGTCGTCGCCAACCTCTACGACCAGTACGTCCAGCTTGTGACCATCGAAGGCTCGGGCATCGACTCGATCGAGGACATCAAGGGCAAATCGGTCTCCGTCGGCGATCAGAACTCCGGCGTCGAACTCAACGCCCGCACCGTCGTCGACGCCTACGGGCTCAGCTACGACGACTTCAGCGCCGACTACCTGCCCTACGCCGAGGCGATCGACCAGATGCGCAACGGTCAGCTCGACGCCGCATTCGTCACCAGCGGTCTGCCGAACTCCGCGGTCACCGACTTAGCGACCAGCGACGACGTCAAGGTCGTCCCGTTCACCGGGGACGGACGGGAGAAGCTGCTGTCCGAGCACGACTACTTCGGCGAAGGCGAGATCCCGGCCGGCACCTACGGCGACAGCAAGGCGGCCGAGACCCTGACGATTCCCAACCTGCTGGTCGTCAGCCCCTCGCTCAGCGACGACGCCGTCTACGACATCACGAAGACCCTGTTCGACAACATCGACAAGGTCCAGAGCTCGCACAACGCGGCCAAGGACATCACCGTCGACAATGCGCAGGACGTGCCCGTGAGCGAACTCGCCCCCGGAGCGAAGAAGTACTTCGACGAACAGGGCTGA
- a CDS encoding DUF1850 domain-containing protein, translating into MGLGIAVPTAVSGPAPRRLVIRQQAPGDRVYRSVPIDGDDEVAMTWMHSVDKTPWWEYYRAVGDELVLGCTELSLMGAGTPFEAPQTELDGDMVRLCGLDEHFGAVRWIHSHRVHHRIYVNGELLLPTQAIGHHVHAEMIVIGD; encoded by the coding sequence GTGGGGCTGGGCATCGCCGTCCCGACGGCGGTGTCCGGTCCCGCGCCGAGGCGGCTGGTCATCCGACAGCAGGCGCCGGGTGACCGGGTGTACCGGTCGGTGCCGATCGACGGCGACGACGAGGTGGCGATGACGTGGATGCACTCGGTCGACAAGACCCCCTGGTGGGAGTACTACCGGGCCGTCGGCGACGAACTCGTCCTCGGCTGCACGGAACTGTCGCTGATGGGAGCGGGCACCCCGTTCGAGGCACCGCAGACCGAACTCGACGGTGACATGGTCAGGCTCTGCGGCCTCGACGAGCACTTTGGAGCCGTGCGGTGGATCCACTCCCACCGCGTCCACCACCGGATCTACGTCAACGGCGAGCTCCTGCTGCCGACCCAGGCCATCGGCCACCACGTCCACGCCGAGATGATCGTGATCGGAGACTGA
- a CDS encoding carboxymuconolactone decarboxylase family protein translates to MSGSTSNASRPFIDKIHPENDKNMAQAAAASRKASRAAGLDDGLIELVNTRVSQINGCRTCLSIHAPAARNAGVSQLKLDVLPSWHEAEIFTDEEFAALTLAESLTVLDKAADRDQIAADASQHLTTEQISAIEWSIILINAFNRISIASDHPVFGAQQD, encoded by the coding sequence GTGAGCGGGTCGACGAGCAACGCGAGTCGTCCCTTCATCGACAAGATCCACCCCGAGAACGACAAGAACATGGCCCAGGCGGCCGCGGCATCGCGGAAGGCCTCACGTGCCGCAGGTCTCGATGACGGGCTCATCGAGCTCGTGAACACACGGGTCTCGCAGATCAACGGTTGCCGCACCTGCCTGAGCATCCACGCTCCGGCCGCACGGAATGCCGGAGTCTCTCAGCTCAAGCTCGACGTGCTGCCCAGCTGGCACGAGGCTGAGATCTTCACCGATGAGGAGTTCGCGGCCCTGACCCTTGCCGAGTCACTGACCGTGCTCGACAAGGCCGCCGATCGCGACCAGATCGCCGCGGACGCGTCCCAGCATCTGACAACCGAGCAGATCTCGGCGATCGAGTGGTCGATCATCCTCATCAACGCGTTCAACCGCATCTCGATCGCCAGTGACCACCCGGTCTTCGGAGCTCAGCAGGACTGA
- a CDS encoding MMPL family transporter — translation MPRHLLTSTPPTPDPPRGGPAGDEVNSADTSALLKQHPKGPLRGRGALLVLFAILLVAWVGVAGVGGPYFGKISEVATNDRSSFLPESAESTRAQEIIDRFSDDDYVPAIVVLENTDGLTDDDSVALDDVAKELDDDGLLAADASPVIPADDGDALQLILPVSSDTTADDVEKIRDVIANTFPTANAADATPDESGNVATPATVADVYVTGPAGFAADLTEAFAGIDGILLLVALIAVFVILVIVYRSPLLPIIVLFTSVAALSASIFVIWHLADAGILLINGQVQGILFILVVGATTDYSLLVVARFRDALQTEPDRVRAGLAALKGVTEPIAASGGTVIAGLLVLLFTDLASTRALGPVAAIGIVVAMLAALTFLPAALIIIGRAVFWPFRPQVTTAEVGLRKKGMWARIAGGIAARPRLIWIGLVILLALPLIAVPQFKSSGVAQSEFVLGESEARDGQDVLAEHFPGGSGTPTQVVLDANELSTAAEAVGRLGGVGSMTVAAEDSPSGTIGIDEDGKLQPPQGGPASGAPDAAGGSAAIDPTEVDGQVLLEVTLSDAADSLAAETTVTEIREAVHDVDPDALVGGQTAVDLDTNNTAEADRTLAIPIILVVITVILILLLRSLFAPLLLVVLTVLSFGTALGVSALVFNHLIGFPGADPSVPLYAFVFLVALGIDYNIFLMSRVREESLKVGTRAGVLKGLVATGGVITSAGVVLAATFAALGVIPIMFLVQLAFIVTFGVLLDAILVRSLVVPALVHDIGRGVWWPWRKRIPRD, via the coding sequence ATGCCCCGTCACCTTCTGACCTCGACGCCGCCGACCCCCGACCCTCCCCGAGGCGGTCCCGCCGGTGACGAGGTAAACAGCGCCGACACGTCTGCCTTGCTCAAACAGCACCCGAAGGGCCCCTTACGAGGCCGCGGGGCACTGCTCGTCCTCTTCGCGATCCTGCTCGTCGCCTGGGTGGGTGTCGCCGGAGTCGGTGGACCCTACTTCGGCAAGATCTCCGAGGTGGCCACGAACGATCGTTCCTCATTCCTCCCCGAGTCCGCCGAATCGACCCGAGCACAGGAGATCATCGACCGCTTCAGTGACGACGACTATGTCCCCGCCATCGTCGTTCTCGAGAACACGGACGGCCTCACCGACGACGACTCCGTGGCCCTCGACGACGTGGCGAAGGAACTCGACGACGACGGTCTGCTTGCCGCCGACGCCTCACCGGTCATCCCCGCGGACGACGGCGACGCCCTCCAACTCATCCTCCCCGTCTCCTCCGACACCACCGCCGATGACGTCGAGAAGATCAGAGACGTCATCGCGAACACCTTCCCGACCGCGAATGCCGCCGATGCGACGCCGGATGAGTCCGGCAACGTCGCCACCCCGGCCACGGTTGCCGATGTCTACGTCACCGGCCCCGCCGGGTTCGCCGCCGACCTCACCGAGGCCTTCGCCGGCATCGACGGGATCCTCCTGCTCGTCGCCCTCATCGCGGTCTTCGTCATCCTCGTCATCGTCTACCGCTCTCCGCTGCTGCCGATCATCGTCCTCTTCACCTCGGTCGCCGCGCTGTCCGCGTCGATCTTCGTCATCTGGCATCTCGCCGACGCCGGGATCCTGCTCATCAACGGCCAGGTCCAGGGCATCCTCTTCATCCTCGTCGTCGGCGCCACCACGGACTATTCCCTCCTCGTCGTGGCCCGGTTCCGCGATGCCCTGCAGACCGAGCCGGATCGTGTTCGGGCCGGGCTCGCTGCGCTCAAGGGCGTCACCGAACCGATCGCGGCCTCCGGAGGCACCGTCATCGCCGGCCTCCTGGTCCTCCTGTTCACCGACCTTGCGTCGACGCGCGCCCTCGGCCCGGTCGCGGCCATCGGCATCGTCGTTGCCATGCTCGCGGCGCTGACCTTCCTGCCCGCCGCGCTCATCATCATCGGTCGTGCCGTGTTCTGGCCGTTCCGACCCCAGGTGACGACCGCCGAGGTTGGGCTCCGTAAGAAGGGAATGTGGGCCCGGATCGCGGGTGGGATCGCCGCCCGACCGCGCCTGATCTGGATCGGACTCGTCATCCTGCTGGCTCTGCCGCTCATTGCGGTGCCGCAGTTCAAGTCGTCCGGGGTCGCGCAGAGCGAGTTCGTGCTCGGCGAATCCGAGGCTCGTGACGGCCAGGACGTCCTGGCCGAGCATTTCCCAGGTGGGTCCGGAACTCCGACCCAGGTCGTGCTCGACGCGAACGAACTGAGCACTGCCGCCGAGGCGGTCGGCCGCCTCGGCGGGGTCGGTTCGATGACCGTGGCCGCTGAGGATTCCCCGAGCGGAACCATCGGGATCGACGAGGACGGAAAGCTCCAGCCCCCGCAGGGTGGCCCGGCCAGCGGAGCACCGGATGCTGCCGGCGGCTCGGCGGCGATCGATCCCACCGAGGTCGACGGTCAGGTCCTCCTTGAAGTCACCCTCTCCGATGCGGCGGACTCCCTGGCTGCCGAGACGACGGTGACGGAGATCCGCGAGGCCGTCCACGACGTCGACCCCGATGCGCTGGTGGGCGGGCAGACTGCGGTCGACCTGGACACGAACAACACCGCCGAGGCGGACCGGACCCTGGCGATCCCGATCATCCTGGTTGTCATCACAGTCATCCTCATCCTGCTGTTGCGGTCCCTGTTCGCGCCGCTGCTGCTCGTGGTCCTGACCGTGCTGTCCTTCGGCACCGCGCTGGGAGTCTCGGCGCTCGTGTTCAACCACCTCATCGGATTCCCGGGCGCCGATCCCTCGGTGCCGCTCTACGCCTTCGTCTTCCTCGTCGCGCTCGGCATCGACTACAACATCTTCCTCATGTCCAGGGTGCGCGAGGAGTCGCTCAAGGTGGGCACAAGGGCAGGCGTGCTCAAGGGGCTCGTGGCGACGGGTGGGGTGATCACCTCGGCGGGCGTGGTGCTTGCGGCGACCTTCGCGGCACTCGGGGTCATCCCGATCATGTTCCTCGTCCAGCTCGCCTTCATCGTCACTTTCGGCGTGCTGCTCGACGCCATCCTCGTGCGCTCGCTCGTCGTCCCGGCCCTCGTCCACGACATCGGGCGCGGAGTGTGGTGGCCGTGGCGGAAACGGATCCCGCGGGACTGA
- a CDS encoding MarR family winged helix-turn-helix transcriptional regulator, whose translation MDKTTPVSSMIRQNGPIKIAAWRLMMEKYQDFYTRFEHEFRTRHGLTVNEFDVLINARPAAQVRQRDLLRSLVISRSALSRLLGKLEDRGLVTQEPDREDQRGVLVALTAEGQRLCDEAAATNAEIILAGFAGLTDAEADEIFELVSKVRPVE comes from the coding sequence ATGGACAAGACGACTCCGGTGAGCAGCATGATCAGGCAGAACGGCCCGATCAAGATCGCGGCCTGGCGTCTGATGATGGAGAAGTATCAGGACTTCTATACGAGGTTCGAACACGAGTTCCGGACCCGGCACGGACTGACCGTGAACGAGTTCGACGTCCTCATCAATGCCCGACCTGCAGCTCAGGTCAGGCAGCGGGATCTGCTGCGCAGCCTCGTCATCAGCCGCAGCGCGCTCAGTCGACTGCTCGGCAAGCTCGAGGATCGTGGCCTGGTCACGCAGGAGCCCGACCGCGAGGACCAGCGGGGTGTGCTCGTGGCGCTGACCGCAGAAGGGCAGAGGCTGTGCGACGAGGCGGCCGCGACGAATGCGGAGATCATCCTCGCCGGATTCGCCGGGCTCACGGATGCCGAGGCGGACGAGATCTTCGAGCTCGTCTCGAAGGTCCGCCCGGTCGAGTAG